The proteins below are encoded in one region of Micromonospora sp. DSM 45708:
- a CDS encoding class I SAM-dependent methyltransferase: MPEALDAALREVRALLLDPGLTRAVAAGRQRGRRPSVVRAELRPVTLKAGARLQIATSDGARPHTRNVTPGTAEADTAVDELLAEPFGNWHVETTDATLQLRVTKSGEAQVHRAAASRPAVEPGGHDRAKDWLLDPGDPLFAAIGGSAAKRRQVDAFLRALAATLPDDLTGPLRVVDLGCGNAYLTFAAHRYLTRRGLDVTLVGVDVREDQRRRNTELAERLGWADRVSFIAGTIAQAPVEPAPDLVLALHACDTATDEALARAVRWEARWVLAAPCCHHDLAAQLRARPEPDGLLTRQGILRERFADVLTDALRAGLLRLHGYRAEVVEFVDSQHTPRNLLIRARRTAGTPTDDQRAEYRELVDRWGVTPRLETLLA; encoded by the coding sequence ATGCCGGAGGCGTTGGACGCGGCGCTGCGGGAAGTGCGGGCGCTGCTGCTCGACCCCGGGCTGACCCGGGCGGTGGCCGCGGGGCGGCAGCGAGGTCGACGACCCTCGGTGGTCCGCGCGGAACTGCGCCCCGTCACACTGAAAGCCGGTGCCCGGTTGCAGATCGCCACCTCCGACGGCGCCCGGCCGCACACCCGTAACGTCACCCCCGGCACGGCGGAGGCCGACACGGCCGTCGACGAGCTGCTCGCCGAGCCGTTCGGCAACTGGCACGTCGAGACCACCGACGCCACGCTCCAGCTCCGGGTGACCAAGTCCGGTGAGGCGCAGGTGCACCGCGCCGCGGCCAGCCGCCCGGCCGTCGAGCCCGGCGGGCACGACCGGGCCAAGGACTGGCTGCTCGACCCGGGCGACCCGCTGTTCGCCGCGATCGGTGGCTCGGCGGCCAAACGCCGCCAGGTCGACGCGTTCCTCCGCGCGCTGGCCGCCACCCTGCCGGACGACCTCACCGGCCCGCTGCGCGTGGTGGACCTGGGCTGCGGAAACGCCTACCTGACCTTCGCCGCCCACCGTTACCTGACCCGGCGCGGCCTGGACGTGACGCTGGTCGGCGTCGACGTCCGGGAGGACCAGCGCCGCCGCAACACGGAGCTGGCCGAACGGCTGGGCTGGGCCGATCGGGTGAGCTTCATCGCCGGCACCATCGCGCAGGCGCCTGTCGAACCGGCTCCCGACCTGGTGCTGGCGCTGCACGCCTGCGACACGGCGACCGACGAGGCGTTGGCCCGGGCGGTGCGCTGGGAGGCCCGCTGGGTGCTCGCCGCCCCGTGCTGCCACCACGACCTGGCCGCCCAACTCCGGGCCCGCCCCGAGCCGGACGGACTGCTCACCCGCCAGGGCATCCTGCGCGAACGCTTCGCCGACGTGCTCACCGACGCGCTGCGGGCCGGGCTGCTCCGGCTGCACGGCTACCGCGCCGAGGTGGTGGAGTTCGTCGACTCGCAGCACACCCCACGAAACCTGCTCATCCGGGCACGACGGACGGCCGGCACGCCGACCGACGACCAGCGGGCCGAATACCGCGAGCTGGTGGACCGCTGGGGCGTCACGCCCCGGCTGGAGACACTGCTCGCCTAG
- a CDS encoding DEAD/DEAH box helicase, whose amino-acid sequence MSEQSIGQPLAPTAPVPPEAPTFAALGARQETVEALAAAGITRAFAIQEYALPIGLRGVDLIGQAPTGTGKTLGFGIPLLERVFAPSEGSDGVPQALVVVPTRELGIQVAKDLDAAGRTRGVRVLPIYGGVAYEPQIEALRKGVEILVGTPGRLLDLQKQKHLRLDRVRALVLDEADRMLDLGFLDDVEKILAMLPEDRQTMLFSATMPDPIVALSRRFLRRPVTIHAGHTAETGPSPQTQQLAYRTHSMNKVEIVARILQAEGRGLTMIFCRTKRAADRVAEDLDFRGFAVAAVHGDLGQGARERALRAFRAGKIDTLVATDVAARGIDVTGVTHVINYDCPEDQDTYTHRIGRTGRAGATGVAVTFVDWDDMPRWRIIDKTLGLDMPEPPETYHTSPHLYTDLDISRDVSDTLPTAARTRAGLSAEVEEDLGGGRSRRDSRRGDSHGRGGDRRRGRGGETGGAPAESGATAVATDEGTRTPRRRRRRRAGETVVGEQSTGTVTAEGATEQPTAATATADGETATKPRRRRRRRGGGGTGTTAEATATTTD is encoded by the coding sequence ATGAGTGAGCAGAGCATCGGCCAGCCACTGGCCCCCACCGCTCCGGTTCCCCCGGAGGCACCCACATTCGCCGCGCTCGGCGCCCGTCAGGAGACCGTCGAGGCGCTCGCCGCCGCGGGCATCACCCGCGCCTTCGCCATCCAGGAGTACGCGCTGCCGATCGGCCTGCGCGGCGTCGACCTGATCGGGCAGGCCCCGACCGGCACCGGCAAGACGCTCGGCTTCGGCATCCCGCTGCTCGAGCGGGTCTTCGCCCCGTCCGAGGGCAGCGACGGCGTACCCCAGGCACTTGTCGTCGTCCCCACCCGCGAGCTGGGCATCCAGGTCGCCAAGGACCTCGACGCCGCCGGCCGCACCCGGGGCGTCCGGGTGCTGCCGATCTACGGCGGCGTGGCGTACGAGCCGCAGATCGAGGCGCTGCGCAAGGGCGTCGAGATCCTGGTCGGCACGCCCGGCCGTCTGCTCGACCTCCAGAAGCAGAAGCACCTGCGGCTCGACCGGGTCCGCGCGCTCGTCCTCGACGAGGCCGACCGGATGCTCGACCTGGGCTTCCTGGACGACGTCGAAAAGATCCTGGCGATGCTGCCGGAGGACCGGCAGACCATGCTGTTCTCGGCCACCATGCCGGACCCGATCGTGGCGCTGTCCCGGCGGTTCCTCCGCCGGCCGGTGACCATCCACGCCGGGCACACCGCCGAGACCGGCCCGTCGCCGCAGACCCAGCAGCTCGCCTACCGCACCCACTCGATGAACAAGGTCGAGATCGTGGCGCGGATCCTCCAGGCCGAGGGTCGCGGGCTCACGATGATCTTCTGCCGCACCAAGCGGGCCGCCGACCGGGTCGCCGAGGATCTCGACTTCCGCGGCTTCGCCGTGGCGGCCGTGCACGGCGACCTGGGCCAGGGCGCCCGGGAGCGGGCGCTGCGGGCGTTCCGCGCCGGCAAGATCGACACGCTCGTCGCCACCGACGTGGCGGCCCGGGGCATCGACGTCACCGGCGTCACCCACGTGATCAACTACGACTGCCCCGAGGACCAGGACACCTACACCCACCGGATCGGCCGCACCGGCCGGGCCGGGGCGACAGGTGTCGCGGTGACGTTCGTCGACTGGGACGACATGCCCCGCTGGCGCATCATCGACAAGACGCTCGGGCTGGACATGCCGGAGCCCCCGGAGACGTACCACACGTCCCCGCACCTCTACACCGACCTGGACATCTCCCGGGACGTCAGCGACACCCTGCCGACCGCCGCGCGCACCCGCGCCGGGCTGTCCGCCGAGGTCGAGGAGGACCTGGGCGGCGGCCGGTCACGGCGGGACAGCCGGCGCGGCGACAGCCACGGACGCGGCGGGGACCGCCGGCGCGGGCGTGGCGGCGAGACCGGCGGCGCACCCGCCGAGAGCGGAGCGACAGCGGTCGCGACGGACGAGGGCACCCGTACCCCGCGCCGGCGGCGTCGCCGCCGGGCCGGTGAGACGGTGGTCGGCGAGCAGTCGACCGGAACGGTCACCGCCGAGGGCGCGACGGAGCAGCCCACCGCCGCCACCGCCACCGCCGACGGTGAGACCGCGACCAAGCCGCGCCGTCGTCGGCGTCGCCGCGGCGGAGGTGGCACCGGCACGACCGCCGAAGCCACCGCCACCACCACCGACTGA
- a CDS encoding ferritin-like fold-containing protein, whose product MSAPDPAAADLFGLVAYGELLAFDRLAADARLAPDLRRRAALSEMAAAEIAHYRWLTDRLAALGVAPEEAMAPYVEALRAYHDSTEPRDWAEAVTKAYVGDAVTDDFLRGIAGGLAGPDRALLLDVLHDSRYAEFAATEIRAAIEADPRAAGRLSMWARRLLGEALSQAGRVAAADRGALATLIGRAGDDVPALLGRLTEAHTARMSAVGLNN is encoded by the coding sequence GTGTCCGCCCCCGATCCCGCCGCCGCCGACCTGTTCGGGCTCGTCGCGTACGGCGAACTGCTCGCCTTCGACCGGCTGGCCGCCGACGCCCGGCTCGCCCCCGACCTGCGACGCCGGGCCGCACTCAGCGAGATGGCCGCGGCCGAGATCGCGCACTACCGGTGGCTCACCGACCGCCTCGCCGCGCTGGGCGTGGCCCCCGAGGAGGCGATGGCCCCCTACGTCGAGGCGCTGCGGGCGTACCACGACTCGACCGAGCCGCGGGACTGGGCGGAGGCGGTGACCAAGGCGTACGTGGGCGACGCGGTCACCGACGACTTCCTGCGCGGGATCGCCGGCGGCCTGGCCGGACCGGACCGGGCGCTGCTGCTCGACGTCCTGCACGACTCCCGGTACGCCGAGTTCGCCGCCACCGAGATCCGGGCCGCGATCGAGGCGGACCCGAGGGCGGCCGGACGGCTCTCGATGTGGGCGCGACGGCTGCTCGGCGAGGCGCTCTCGCAGGCCGGACGCGTCGCCGCCGCCGACCGGGGCGCGCTCGCCACGCTGATCGGAAGGGCCGGTGACGACGTGCCGGCGTTGCTGGGCCGGCTGACCGAGGCGCACACCGCGCGGATGTCGGCGGTCGGGCTGAACAACTGA
- a CDS encoding DUF3107 domain-containing protein: MEVKIGVQYAPRELVLESAQSPAEIEQIVTDAFAGSEGTLSLTDEKGRRVIVPVGKVAYVEIAEASPRAVGFTVR; encoded by the coding sequence GTGGAGGTCAAGATCGGCGTGCAGTACGCGCCGCGGGAGCTGGTCCTGGAGAGCGCGCAGTCGCCGGCCGAGATCGAGCAGATCGTGACCGACGCCTTCGCCGGGAGCGAGGGCACGCTCTCCCTGACCGACGAGAAGGGCCGACGGGTCATCGTGCCGGTCGGCAAGGTCGCCTACGTCGAGATCGCGGAGGCCTCGCCCCGCGCGGTCGGGTTCACCGTCCGCTGA
- a CDS encoding TetR/AcrR family transcriptional regulator, whose protein sequence is MTAVGNGAHTAGRPTRLPRSARRKQLLAAAQEVFVAHGYHAAAMDDIAERAGVSKPVLYQHFPGKMELYLALLDTHCDAIVAKVHDAMRGTNDNKERVGAAVRAYFDFVDHESEAFRLVFESDLRNDPAVRQRVERVEQGCIAAITDTIISDTGVSRAHAELLASGLVGAAETAAQFWLAGGRQVAKPEAEALVAALSWRGIASFPLQGESA, encoded by the coding sequence ATGACCGCAGTGGGGAACGGTGCACACACGGCCGGCCGGCCCACCCGCCTGCCCCGCTCGGCGCGCCGCAAGCAGTTGCTCGCCGCTGCCCAGGAGGTGTTCGTCGCGCACGGCTACCACGCCGCCGCGATGGACGACATCGCCGAGCGGGCCGGCGTCTCCAAGCCCGTTCTCTACCAGCACTTCCCCGGAAAGATGGAGCTCTACCTGGCGCTGCTGGACACGCACTGCGACGCCATCGTGGCGAAGGTGCACGACGCCATGCGCGGCACCAACGACAACAAGGAGCGGGTCGGCGCCGCGGTGCGGGCCTACTTCGACTTCGTCGACCACGAGAGCGAGGCGTTCCGGCTGGTCTTCGAATCCGACCTGCGCAACGACCCGGCCGTGCGGCAGCGGGTGGAGCGGGTCGAGCAGGGCTGCATCGCGGCGATCACCGACACCATCATCTCGGACACCGGGGTGAGCCGGGCGCACGCCGAGCTGCTCGCGTCCGGTCTGGTCGGCGCCGCGGAGACCGCCGCGCAGTTCTGGCTGGCGGGCGGCCGGCAGGTGGCCAAGCCGGAGGCGGAAGCGCTGGTCGCGGCGCTGTCCTGGCGGGGCATCGCCAGCTTCCCGCTGCAAGGTGAGTCAGCCTGA